AATACCGTTGCCGCGGCCACGGGCACCGTCTCGGGCGCCACGGCGGGCGGTGGCTCCACCGGTACGGCTCCGACCGGCCTGGGTGGTGCGCTGGCCGGCGTGACCAACACGGTGAGCGGTACCGTCGGCGGACTGGTGGGAGGCCTCACGGGTGGCGCATTGAATGCGAACGAAGGCTCCAAGCTCGGCGTGAAGATCGGCCTCGGCGGCGGTACCCGCTGACCCCATCGTGATGTCGAAGACGGGCGACGCTCCGGCGTCGCCCGTCCACCTGTTCCGTTTCCGGTCCGATGGACCCAGGGGAGTGTCCATGAATCGATGGTTCGGCTTCCTTATCGGTGTGGTCGTCGTGTGTTCCGCGCAGGGGCAGGTGCGTGCCCCTGCCAATCCGCTGCAAACCCTTCCCCGTACCGAGACGCCCAGGCAGGCGCCGGTCAAGGTGAACGTCGAAGCGCCCAGCCAGGCCGTCGAGGCGTTGCTGGCCCGTCACCTGACGCCCACCCGTTTCGACGTGACGGGCGTGAAATCCATCCCGTTCGACAAGGTGGCCGCCGAGTTTGCGCCGATACGCGGCAAGGACACCACGGTTCGCGACCTGATCGCCGCCGCCGACCGCGTCACGGCGATGTACAAGCAGGCCGGCTACGCGCTGTCGTTCGCGTTCGTGCCCAACCAGAACTTCTCCGGCGGCGTGGTGCGTGTGGCCGTCGTGGAAGGCTATGTGTCCGAGGTGCGCGTCACCGGCGATGCCGGCAACATGGAGTCGCGCATCCGTGCCATCGCCTCGCACGTGGTCGGCGAGCGGCCGCTGCGGCAGGACACCTTCGAGCGTTACACCCAATTGCTGGGCCAGTTGCCCGGGCTGACCATCGGCGCGAACGTGCCGCCGCCCACCACGACCGACGGTGCAACCCGCCTGGAACTGAGCGCGAAGCGGCAGCGCTACGACGTCAGCTACGGCATGGACCTCAACCACCCCGGTGCGCAGGGCGTGTTCACGCTGCTGGAAAACGGTGCCACGCCGCTGGGCGAGCAAGTGAGCCTGTCCACGCTGTTTCCGAACGGCGGCGGCCAGCGCCTCTACGTGCTCGGGTACATGCAGCCGTTCGGCTCGCAGGGCTGGCAGGGCAAGGTGGACGCCACCCGCTATTGGGGTACGCCCGACACCGACAACCAGTTGCCGGCGTACCTGGATCACCGGCTCACCCAGGACCGGCTCGCCCTTTCGGCCGTCTATCCGCTGGTGCTGACCAACAGCAAGCGTTTGAACCTGACGATGGGGATCTATGCTTCGAAGCAGGACGATCGCTACCGCAACACGCTCAACGGCGCGATGGTGGCATTGCAATCGAGCGTTCGCGTGCTGAACGCCGAGTTGTCGTGGTTGCAGGTGGGCACGCAGCGCACGCAGCAGTTCAGCGCCGCGGTGTTCCACGGCTTCGCGGGCATGGGTGCGTATTCCCGCGCGGTCAGCAACACCGGTCCGCTGGCCATTGCCACGCCCGATGTCAGCTTTACACGCTACACGACCAGCATGACCTGGGCCGAACAGTGGAAGCACCGCTTCGGCACGGTATTCCGGGCGACCGGGCAATACAGCGACAACGCCTTGCCATCGACCGAGCAGATCAACTTCGGTGGACCGAGCTACGCCTATGCGTACGATCCCGGCGACGCGGCGGGCGACAGCGGCTGGGCCGCCTCGGCGGAAGTGAACCGCAGCTTCGTCATCGGCAGCCGCTGGGTCAAGTCCGTGGTGCCGTACGTCGTGTACCAGAGCGCTCACGTTTACCTCAATGGCGCGCGTCCCCTGATCGACAAGCTGGACTCGGCGGCGGTCGGGGTGAGGGTGTCGGACAACCGGCACTATTCGGTGGATTTCGCGCTGGCCCGCCCCACGGGCGACCGGCCGCCGGAAAGTAACGATCGCGATACGCGGTGGAACCTGACCTTCAGCTACAAGCTGATGTAGCCGCGGTTCCGTTCACACACCGGGTGGCACACCGACCCGGTGTTCACAAGCACGGCGGCACGATCCTTCCACGCCACCTGCTCGGAAGCCGCCCCATGCCCCTCTCGTTGACGCCGCCGCCCATCCTTTTCGACGAATCGCTCGAGCAAGTCGCACCCGATGAGGCGGAGACCGCCGAACAGCTGATCGAGACGTTGACCCGCATCAACGAGACGACGCTGGAGCACGAGAAACACGCTTACCGTTCCGTGCATGCGAAGAGCCACGGCCTGCTTACAGGTGAACTGGTGGTGCCGGACGGCCTGCCGTCTGAACTCGCGCAGGGCATTTTCTCGAAGCCCGGGCGCTATCCGGTGGTGATGCGCCTGTCGACCGTGCCGGGCGACATCCTCGACGACAGCGTGTCGACACCGCGCGGCATGTCGATCAAGATCATCGGCGTGGAAGGCGACCGTCTGCCCGGCAGCGAAGGCGATGCCACGCAGGACTTCGTCATGGTCAACGGCCCGACATTCGGCGCGCCCACGGCGAAGAAGTTCGCCGGCACGCTCAAGCTGGTGGCCGCCACCACCGACCGGGCGGAAGGGGCGAAGAAAGTCATTTCCGCCGTGTTTCGCGGCACCGAGCGCCTGATCGAGGCGTTCGGCGGCAAGAGCTCCACGCTGCTGGCGCTGGGTGGCCAGCCCGAGACCAACCCGCTGGGCGATACGTACTACAGCCAGGCGCCGATCCGTTTCGGCGACTACGTGGTCAAGGTGTCCGTGGCCCCACATTCGCCGAACCTCACCGCGCTCACCGATGCCGAACTGAACGTCAACGGCAAGCCCGACGGCCTGCGTGACGCGATGGTCGAGCATTTCGCGCGCGAGGGTGGCGAGTGGGATGTCCGCGTGCAGTTCTGCACCGATAGCGAGAGCATGCCGATCGAGGACGCATCGGTGGCCTGGTCGGAAGAGAAAAGCCCGTACATCGACGTGGCCCGCATCGTGTTGCAGCCGCAGTCCGCATGGGATGAAGCGCGCAAGCAGGCGATCGACGATGGGTTGTCCTTCAGCCCCTGGCACGGCGTGGCGGCGCACCGCCCGCTGGGTTCGGTGATGCGCGCGCGACGCGTGGCCTACAGCGTGATGGCGAAGTTCCGCGCTCACCATAACGGTCTTGCGATCAGCGAGCCGAGGTCCCTGGACGACCTCAAGCTCTGACGCCTTACCAGCCCATGTAGTGACCGCCGTTGATGGCGAGGTTGGACCCGGTGATCCAGCCGGAGTCCTCCGACGTCAGGAAGGCCACCGCATGGGCGATTTCCTCCGGGCGCCCCAGGCGCCCGACCGGAATCTGCGCGACGATCTTCGCGCGGATGTCTTCAGGCACCGCCATCACCATGTCGGTACCCACGTAGCCGGGTGACACGGTGTTGACCGTGATGCCGAAGCGCGCGTTTTCCTGGGCCAGCGAAATCGTGAAGCCGTGCATCCCCGCCTTGGCGGCGGCGTAGTTGGCCTGGCCGTACTGGCCCTTCTGCCCGTTGATCGAGCTGATCTGCACGATGCGGCCCCACTGGCGCAGGCGCATGCCCTCGATGACGGGTCGGGTGACGTTGAAGCAGGCATTGAGGTTGGTGTTCACCACCTCGGTCCACTGCTGGTAGTCCATCTTGTGGAAGGTGGTGTCGCGCGTGATGCCGGCGTTGTTGATGAGGATTTCCACCGGGCCGGCCAGGGCTTCCACCTCGCGGACCATGGCTTCCGCAGCGTTAGGGTCGGCCACGTCGCCCGGCACCATCACCACGTCAATGCCATCGCGGATCATGTCCTCGCGCCAGGCGGTCGCGCGGGCCTCGTCGCGGTAGTTTGTCGCCACCCGGTGCCCCTGACGGGCCAGGTAGCGCACCAGCGCCGTACCGATGCCGCCGGTGCCCCCGGTGACCAGTGCCGTGCGTTGCGTGATGCCCTGCTTCATGTCTGACCGTATCCGTGGGTGATCCGCTGCGCGGTAAGCCGACTTTTATAGCGTCGGCGTGTGGGTAAGACTACTGCGGCGAAGCGACGCAGGGTCGAAGACCGCCAGGGCATCGTGCAGGAAGCGCTCCGGGCGGGTGGCCGCAGAGTGGGACGGCACCCCCAGCTGCGCCAGCGCAAGGCGAAGGGCAGGCAGCGGATCGGCCGGGTCCATCGGCCACGATGCCGCCGATTTGGACAGCTTGCGCCCCTCCGCGTCGCACACCAGGGGCAGGTGCAGGTAACCGGGCGATGGCAGGCCGAGCCGGCGCTGGAGGTAGTGCTGGCGGGCGGTGGACTCGAGCAGGTCGGCACCGCGCACGACATGGGTGATGCCTTGCCCGGCATCGTCCACCACGCAGGCCAGCTGGTAGGACCACAGCCCCTCCACCCGGCGGATGACGAAGTCGCCTGCCGTCTCACGGAGGTTTTCCGCTTGCGGGCCCTGCAGGTCGTCGGTCCAGGCGAGGTCGATGTCCGGCGTGCGCAGCCGCCACGCCACGGGACGCGAGGGATCGGGCGGCGCCACGCAGCGGCCATCGCGGTGCACGCCGCCGTAGGGTGCCAGGTCGGCGCGGCTGCACCCGCAGGGGAAGAGGTCGCCCTGGTCCCGCAATTGCGCGAAGGCCGCGGCGTACAGGGTGCCCCGATCGGACTGGAACACCGGCGGCTCGTCCGCGACCAGGCCGAACGCGTGCAGCGTCGAGAGGATGTCCGCCGCCGCGCCGGGCACTTCGCGTGGCGGGTCGATGTCCTCCATGCGCACCAGCCAGTCGCCCCCGTGGTGCCGCGCGACCAGCCAGCTGCCGACCGCCGTCACCAGCGAGCCCAGGTGCAGCGCGCCGGTGGGGGAGGGGGCGAAGCGTCCCCGATAGCGGGAAGGAGGCGGTGGTGCCACGGGTTGAGTCGTTTCTCAGGGCGTGCGGGACGCGATCGATCCAGTGTAGGCGATGGCGCCGGGCGGCGAGCCGCGCCGCGCCGAGTCCGGGCCGGAGGCGTGGGCCCCAGGCATTGAATCGTTCAGCGTCCGCCCCGAAAACTTGCCGTGCGCGGCGCCTTCCAGTCAGCCGCCCAGAGAGAGAAGACCATGTTCAAACGTATCGCCCTCTTCATCGCGACCAACCTCGCGGTCATCCTGCTGCTCACCTGCGTCACCCACGTGCTGGGTATCGACCAGTGGGCCGCCCAACGCGGCATGGGCATCGGCGGCCTGATCGTCTTCGCCTCCATCTTCGGCATGGGCGGCGCCTTCGTCTCGCTGGCCATCTCCAAGTGGATGGCCAAGATGACCACCGGGGCCAAGGTCATCACCCAGCCGGCCAACGAGACCGAGCGCTGGCTGGTCGACACCGTGCGCGGCCATGCGGAGAAGGCCGGCATCGGCATGCCCGAGGTGGCCATCTACGACGCCCCGGAAATGAACGCGTTCGCCACGGGCATGAGCCGCAACAATGCCCTGGTCGCCGTCAGCAGCGGCTTGCTCCAGCAGATGGACCGCGAGCAGGTCTCGGCCGTGCTGGGCCATGAGATCGGGCATGTGGCCAATGGCGACATGGTCACCCTGACCCTGATCCAGGGCGTGCTCAATACCCTGGTGATCGTCCTGGCGCGCGTGGTGGGCCGCGTGGTCGACAGCTGGATGAGCGGCGGCCGCGAGCGTGACGGCGAGGGCGGCATCGGCTATTTCGTGGTGGTGATGGTGTTGCAGATCGTGTTCGGC
This DNA window, taken from Luteibacter sp. 9135, encodes the following:
- a CDS encoding catalase family protein; translated protein: MPLSLTPPPILFDESLEQVAPDEAETAEQLIETLTRINETTLEHEKHAYRSVHAKSHGLLTGELVVPDGLPSELAQGIFSKPGRYPVVMRLSTVPGDILDDSVSTPRGMSIKIIGVEGDRLPGSEGDATQDFVMVNGPTFGAPTAKKFAGTLKLVAATTDRAEGAKKVISAVFRGTERLIEAFGGKSSTLLALGGQPETNPLGDTYYSQAPIRFGDYVVKVSVAPHSPNLTALTDAELNVNGKPDGLRDAMVEHFAREGGEWDVRVQFCTDSESMPIEDASVAWSEEKSPYIDVARIVLQPQSAWDEARKQAIDDGLSFSPWHGVAAHRPLGSVMRARRVAYSVMAKFRAHHNGLAISEPRSLDDLKL
- the gluQRS gene encoding tRNA glutamyl-Q(34) synthetase GluQRS; the protein is MAPPPPSRYRGRFAPSPTGALHLGSLVTAVGSWLVARHHGGDWLVRMEDIDPPREVPGAAADILSTLHAFGLVADEPPVFQSDRGTLYAAAFAQLRDQGDLFPCGCSRADLAPYGGVHRDGRCVAPPDPSRPVAWRLRTPDIDLAWTDDLQGPQAENLRETAGDFVIRRVEGLWSYQLACVVDDAGQGITHVVRGADLLESTARQHYLQRRLGLPSPGYLHLPLVCDAEGRKLSKSAASWPMDPADPLPALRLALAQLGVPSHSAATRPERFLHDALAVFDPASLRRSSLTHTPTL
- the htpX gene encoding protease HtpX, with amino-acid sequence MFKRIALFIATNLAVILLLTCVTHVLGIDQWAAQRGMGIGGLIVFASIFGMGGAFVSLAISKWMAKMTTGAKVITQPANETERWLVDTVRGHAEKAGIGMPEVAIYDAPEMNAFATGMSRNNALVAVSSGLLQQMDREQVSAVLGHEIGHVANGDMVTLTLIQGVLNTLVIVLARVVGRVVDSWMSGGRERDGEGGIGYFVVVMVLQIVFGLFASMIVMWFSRWREFRADAAGASLAGRTSMISALQRLSANHGDTSLPQTIQAFGISGHLASGFKRLFMSHPPIEERIAALQKGR
- the phbB gene encoding acetoacetyl-CoA reductase — encoded protein: MTQRTALVTGGTGGIGTALVRYLARQGHRVATNYRDEARATAWREDMIRDGIDVVMVPGDVADPNAAEAMVREVEALAGPVEILINNAGITRDTTFHKMDYQQWTEVVNTNLNACFNVTRPVIEGMRLRQWGRIVQISSINGQKGQYGQANYAAAKAGMHGFTISLAQENARFGITVNTVSPGYVGTDMVMAVPEDIRAKIVAQIPVGRLGRPEEIAHAVAFLTSEDSGWITGSNLAINGGHYMGW
- a CDS encoding ShlB/FhaC/HecB family hemolysin secretion/activation protein, whose amino-acid sequence is MNRWFGFLIGVVVVCSAQGQVRAPANPLQTLPRTETPRQAPVKVNVEAPSQAVEALLARHLTPTRFDVTGVKSIPFDKVAAEFAPIRGKDTTVRDLIAAADRVTAMYKQAGYALSFAFVPNQNFSGGVVRVAVVEGYVSEVRVTGDAGNMESRIRAIASHVVGERPLRQDTFERYTQLLGQLPGLTIGANVPPPTTTDGATRLELSAKRQRYDVSYGMDLNHPGAQGVFTLLENGATPLGEQVSLSTLFPNGGGQRLYVLGYMQPFGSQGWQGKVDATRYWGTPDTDNQLPAYLDHRLTQDRLALSAVYPLVLTNSKRLNLTMGIYASKQDDRYRNTLNGAMVALQSSVRVLNAELSWLQVGTQRTQQFSAAVFHGFAGMGAYSRAVSNTGPLAIATPDVSFTRYTTSMTWAEQWKHRFGTVFRATGQYSDNALPSTEQINFGGPSYAYAYDPGDAAGDSGWAASAEVNRSFVIGSRWVKSVVPYVVYQSAHVYLNGARPLIDKLDSAAVGVRVSDNRHYSVDFALARPTGDRPPESNDRDTRWNLTFSYKLM